GTAGGAGTAATGGGAGACGAAAGAACTTATGAGAATGCAGTAGCTTTGAGAGCTGTAGAATCTACTGATGGTATGACAGCTGATTGGGTACACTTACCCTATGAGTTTTTAGCCAAAGTATCCAACGATATTATTAATAAGGTAAAAGGGATAAACAGAGTGGTATACGATATCAGTTCTAAACCACCAGCAACCATAGAATGGGAATAATAAAAATAACTTTAGAAAGTTAAATGTGTATGACAAGATTAGCAATATGTTTAGTTTTTTTTAGTGTCTTTTCTGGCTTTTTTGCTAAAGCACAGACTCAAGATACTATTATTGACAACAAACCTTATGCTATTCATGTGGTTCAGCCTAGAGAGACATTATATGGTATTTCACGCCAATACAATGCTGAACTTAATGATTTAGTTGTCTCTAATCCTGCAGTAATTCAAGGATTGCACGTAGGATTTCATCTTTTAGTGCCTTTACGCCATGACATTGTCAAAACCATTAGTTCAGATACCGTATTTTCTGATTATAGTCCGAAAGAACTGTCATCAAATGATACGGTTAAGTTTATGGATATTCAAAGGTCTAATTTCCCGATTTATGAATTAGATTCAACAGTAGTTAAAGTAGCATTACTTTTGCCCTTTTATTTGGATTTTAACGACTCTTTGAAGGTAAATAATAGGGGTAAAAATATGATTTACCCTAAGTCAAAAGTCGCTTTGGATTTTTACTTTGGCTTTCAACTTGCTATTGATAGTTTAACTCAATTAGGATATAAAATTGATTTAATGGTTTTGGATGTGCCCAACGATTCAGTTTTTGAATCTATCCTTACTTCAAATATTTTGTATGACCGAGAGTATATTTTTGGACCTATCTACATTAGGCAGTTCGAGGAATTAGCTAAATTCTATGGTTACGATACTAAGAAGAAGCTTATTTCACCACTTTCGTACATGAGTGTGAAAAACAATTACTTAAACGTCTATCAGTCAGTACCATTATCACAGGTTCAGATAGATGTTCTTGTAAATTATCTTTTGAGATCAAATAATAGTGATAAATTAATATTATTAGGACAAGAGAATGAAGATGAGTTGATTTCTTACGCTAAAAAGAAATTGAGTTTACAGATAATGAATAAAAGGTGTCAAGTTTTTACTTTTAACAAAGCTGAGTTATCCGATAGAGATTTTCTTAAAAGTAAGCTTAGATCGGATAAAAATATCATCATTGTACCGTCTAACGACCGTTCGTTTGTAAGTAGATTACTACCTGTTTTGGGAAGTATGGAAGATACCTTATTTTCAATTTATGGTTTAGATACATGGAATAGGTTTGATAATTTAGATTACTATGATTTGGTTAATTTAAATGTTCATTTGCCATCCATCTTTATGAATGACAATAGTGAATTTTATTCTGACTTTCTGCTTAATTACTATCAAAAGTACTTTTCTTATCCTGAAAAATATGCTTATTCTGCTTATCAGCAGTCAATGTATTTTTTGAGTAATGAGTTTAAAAACCTTCTTAATTTCGAAACATTTCGAAATACCTCCTTTAAGTCCAATACCAAATTCAATATTGTTCGATATGTTGATTTTGAAAGGCTTATAGTTCAATAATAGTCTGCTCTATTTTCTTTGTTAGTTTAAGTAAGAGTCATATTTGTTATATTTGTACCTCTTTTTAAACTTAATAAGTTCGACCTTGAAATATTATATACTGCTACTTTCTTTGTTTTTTGCATCCTTTACTAATGCTCAAGTTTTTCAAGGTACGGGAGGTAATATTCCAGATGCTACATTTTTTGGACCATCTCCATGGTTTGACTATTACTTGAATGTTAACTCAGTCGGAACAATAAATTGTGATATAACTGTATGTTTAGATATTTCTCATACCTACACAGATGATTTAGATATTAGGCTCATTTCCCCTTCTGGTACGATTGTTTACTTATCCACTGATAATGGAGGTGCTGGCGATAATTACACAAATACTTGTTTTACAACTTCCGCCACAACCAATATAACAGCAGGTAATGCTCCTTTTACAGGTGACTATGTGCCTGAGGGCAATTTATCAAGTTTTAATGGACAAAATGCTAACGGTCAGTGGCGTTTGCAAATAAGGGATGATGACTGGATTTTTTCAGGAACACTTAATTCTTGGTCTATTGATTTTACCTGTCAGGCGGATTGTGAAGATGGTGAAGAAGGATATACTCTTAATTTATTTGATTCCTATGGGGATGGATGGGATCATGGTTCTGGACACCTAGTAACAATTAATGGAGTAGATTATGGCGGTTATGATTTCACTACAGGAACTTTTTATTCTTATACGATTTGTTTAGATCCAACAGATTGTTTTGATATATCTTTTACAGACGGTGGACCATGGGAGTATGAATGTTCCTATGAGCTTGTCAATAACCTTGGAGTTACCATTTTTTCGGGAAACCACTTAACAGCTGATCAAACAATTGGAGATTGTGAAGTAGGGGGTTGTACAGACCCTGTAGCTTGTAATTATGATTCTGAAGCTGAAGAAGATGATGGAAGTTGCTTTTATTCACCTCTAGCCACAGATGACTGTGAATCATTATATTGTGCAAGTCAGCTGGGTGAACAAGTAGCAAGTCAATTTATAGGTACAAATATCAATTACCTTACTATTGATATAACAGAAGACGGTATAATTAATGAATTATTTTATGATGTATACTGGCATAGTCATGGTTGGGGTAATATAAATTTTAATATCAATAATGCCACTATAGCATTGTACGATAATCAAGGTGCTTTCGTTCAAAATATTGAAGTTATAGGAAATAATCTTAGTACTGCTAACTATCAAAATTTCACAAACACATTAAATACAGACATAAACGTATATGCTGGATATTCAATTCAAGTGATTATAAATAGTCCCAATTGGGGTGGAGGTACTTGGGAGTCTTATGTAAATGAAGCAAATATTTCGTTCACTCTCATTACAGAATCCATTAATGCTGGTAATGATATTCAGGGTTACTCGATGTGTTATGATGACCCACCAATAAATTTATTTAACTTTTTAGGAAATAACGTTGATCAAGATGGTACTTGGTCACCTGCTCTTTCTGGTGGTTATTTAGGAACATTTGATCCTCAAATTAATTCAAGTGACGATTATATATATACTGTAGTAGGTGAATGCTTATCGGATTTTTCTACTATCCCCATTACGGTTATAGATTTATTGACTCCGGAGATTGTTTCTAGTCAAGATACTATTTGTTTTGGAGCCTCATCATTAGTTACTTATTCTGTGACTTCTAATCAAGGCTCTTCATATTCTTGGTCAGTTAGTGGAGGTAATATTGTTGGTTCTTCAAATGGTAATTCAATTCAGGTAGATTGGTCGGCAACACCTATGGGTACAATCTCAAATGCTGTAGTTATAACAGAGAGTTCATATGGCTGTACTAACAGTTCATCAATTGATGTAACAGTTGTATCTAATCCGATTCCAGCTCTAAGTATAGATGATGTTGAGATATGTTTAGGTGAATCAATCACAGTAAGCACCAATGCAATTTATAATGACTATCAATGGACACCAGCAGTTATAAGTTCAAGTTCAGATGTTTATACGCCTAACTCCATTACTGACAATCAGATTACTGTAACAGTTACAGGAGATGGTGGTTGTACAACATCTGAATCTATTGACTTTACAGTTTATGAAACCCCGGTAGTAAATTTATCTATTGTTGATTCAGAAATTTGTATGTCTGATTCTTTGGTGCTAACATCTAACCCTGGATATGACGATTATTCGTGGACACCATCTACTATTTCTGGTAGTACGGATGTGTATTATCCTTCATCATCATCAGAGGATATGGTATCACTTACAGTTACTGGTGATGGGGGTTGTACAAGTACAGAGACATTAGATATCGTTGTTTACGATCTGCCTGTTGTGAACCTTACAATAGATAATCAAGAAATATGTATCGGTGAATCAGTAAACCTTAGTACAACAGCAGGATACAATAATTACGATTGGACACCTTCATCAATAAGTTCAAATTCAGACACTTACACGCCTACATCTTTAACGGATAATCTAATTTCAGTAACTATTACAGCTGACGGTGGTTGTACTTCCTCAGATTCTGTTGACATAACCATTTATGATTTGCCCATTGTTAATTTGTCAATAGACGATGCCGATTTGTGCATGGGAGAATCACTAGTTGTAAGTTCAAATCCTGCTTATAATGATTACTCTTGGACGCCATCTTCCATTACAGGTAATACAGATATTTATACTCCTTCATCATCATCAGAAGATATGATATCACTTACTATTACTGGAGATGGAGGTTGTACAAGTACAGAGACATTAGATATCGTTGTTTACGATCTGCCTGTTGTGAATCTTACAATAGATAATCAAGAAATATGTATCGGTGAATCAATAAACCTAAGTACAACAGCAGGATACAATAATTACGATTGGACGCCATCGGTAATCAATTCAAATACAGATGTTTACACACCATTATCACTAACAGATAATCAATTTTTTATTACAATAACAGGGGATGGGTCTTGTACATCAAGTGATTCTATTCAGCTTATTGTTAATCCGCTTCCTATTGTTGAAGTTTCTTTATCAGATAGCGTTATATGTTTAGGAGAGTCAATAGCTGTTAACTCGACTTCAGGTTTTGTGAATTATGATTGGACACCCACATTAATAAATACATCAAATGTAATTACCCCTTTAATAGGCCAAACGAATTACCTTGTTGAAGTTACGGATAGTAACGGTTGTATTTCTTCCGATGATGCTGATTTAGTCATCAATCAATCAACACCAATTAACCTATCTGTCAATGGTGGTAATTCCACTACAATATGTGTTGGTGAAGAGATTGATTTATTCGCTACACCTGGATTTGATTTGTATACATGGTCAGTTCCTGGATTATCATCAAATCAAGAAAGTTATGTGCCTTCAGATTTGTCAGATAATCAATTTTCTGTTATTGGTACTAACCAATTTGGATGTAATTCATCAGCAAGTTTGAATATTACTATCAATAGTATTCCAACCCCTAGTTTAATATCTGTATTATCAGATAGCATACAAACATCGCCACAAAGTATTAATTTGTGTGAAGGCATCTCAAATGTTAAATTCTCTTCCATAATAAGTAGTGATTCAAACCCTGTTGAATGGCTTTTTGTTAGTGGTAATGGTGCTGTAATTGAAAGTGGTCAAAATACATCAGAGATTGAAGTGTCATTTCCTGATGTTGAAGATTATATTTTAGAATTTAGAGAGTATGGATCTGTTAATTGTTACACCCCTCAGCAAATAGAGGTTAAGGTTAATCCTAATCCAGTCCTTGATGTAAGTTATGTAGAAGATTGTTATAAGGATTCTGTCTTTTTTACTAATAACTCTAATGTAGACACAACTATTCAAAGTGTTTCGTGGTTGGTAGAGGGGCTTAGCTTTGACAGCTACAATTTAACTTATCCTCTAGATAATAATAGTAAGATTTTTGAACTTACCATTGTTGATGTGTTGAATTGTTCTTCATCATTATCTACAAGTTTCGTTCCATCAGAGAGGCCTTATGTAGATTTTTATCACGAACCAGAAAAAATTACAATATTAGATCCTGAAGTTTCATTTGTAAACCTTTCTACTTATAACGATAGTGTTTCGTGGAGTTTTGGTGATAATCAAATGTCAGAAGAATGGGAACCTATTCATACCTACGATTCATTAGGTTGGTTTGAAGTTATTTTGAAAGTACAGAATGATGAAGGTTGTGCGGATTCTATTTCTAAACAATTATTGATTGAAAATAATCTCATTTATTATTTTCCAAGCTCTTTTACTCCAGATGGTGATGGCTTAAATGATGAGTTTGGTATCAGTGGATTTAGAAAAGATAAAATGCAAAACTACCAATTTCAAATAACCAACAGGTGGGGTGAAATAGTATTCTATTCTGAAGATGTAAATCAAAAATGGAATGGAAAAACATCTAATGGAAACGATGC
This region of Flavobacteriales bacterium genomic DNA includes:
- a CDS encoding LysM domain-containing protein; this translates as MTRLAICLVFFSVFSGFFAKAQTQDTIIDNKPYAIHVVQPRETLYGISRQYNAELNDLVVSNPAVIQGLHVGFHLLVPLRHDIVKTISSDTVFSDYSPKELSSNDTVKFMDIQRSNFPIYELDSTVVKVALLLPFYLDFNDSLKVNNRGKNMIYPKSKVALDFYFGFQLAIDSLTQLGYKIDLMVLDVPNDSVFESILTSNILYDREYIFGPIYIRQFEELAKFYGYDTKKKLISPLSYMSVKNNYLNVYQSVPLSQVQIDVLVNYLLRSNNSDKLILLGQENEDELISYAKKKLSLQIMNKRCQVFTFNKAELSDRDFLKSKLRSDKNIIIVPSNDRSFVSRLLPVLGSMEDTLFSIYGLDTWNRFDNLDYYDLVNLNVHLPSIFMNDNSEFYSDFLLNYYQKYFSYPEKYAYSAYQQSMYFLSNEFKNLLNFETFRNTSFKSNTKFNIVRYVDFERLIVQ
- a CDS encoding gliding motility-associated C-terminal domain-containing protein; the encoded protein is MKYYILLLSLFFASFTNAQVFQGTGGNIPDATFFGPSPWFDYYLNVNSVGTINCDITVCLDISHTYTDDLDIRLISPSGTIVYLSTDNGGAGDNYTNTCFTTSATTNITAGNAPFTGDYVPEGNLSSFNGQNANGQWRLQIRDDDWIFSGTLNSWSIDFTCQADCEDGEEGYTLNLFDSYGDGWDHGSGHLVTINGVDYGGYDFTTGTFYSYTICLDPTDCFDISFTDGGPWEYECSYELVNNLGVTIFSGNHLTADQTIGDCEVGGCTDPVACNYDSEAEEDDGSCFYSPLATDDCESLYCASQLGEQVASQFIGTNINYLTIDITEDGIINELFYDVYWHSHGWGNINFNINNATIALYDNQGAFVQNIEVIGNNLSTANYQNFTNTLNTDINVYAGYSIQVIINSPNWGGGTWESYVNEANISFTLITESINAGNDIQGYSMCYDDPPINLFNFLGNNVDQDGTWSPALSGGYLGTFDPQINSSDDYIYTVVGECLSDFSTIPITVIDLLTPEIVSSQDTICFGASSLVTYSVTSNQGSSYSWSVSGGNIVGSSNGNSIQVDWSATPMGTISNAVVITESSYGCTNSSSIDVTVVSNPIPALSIDDVEICLGESITVSTNAIYNDYQWTPAVISSSSDVYTPNSITDNQITVTVTGDGGCTTSESIDFTVYETPVVNLSIVDSEICMSDSLVLTSNPGYDDYSWTPSTISGSTDVYYPSSSSEDMVSLTVTGDGGCTSTETLDIVVYDLPVVNLTIDNQEICIGESVNLSTTAGYNNYDWTPSSISSNSDTYTPTSLTDNLISVTITADGGCTSSDSVDITIYDLPIVNLSIDDADLCMGESLVVSSNPAYNDYSWTPSSITGNTDIYTPSSSSEDMISLTITGDGGCTSTETLDIVVYDLPVVNLTIDNQEICIGESINLSTTAGYNNYDWTPSVINSNTDVYTPLSLTDNQFFITITGDGSCTSSDSIQLIVNPLPIVEVSLSDSVICLGESIAVNSTSGFVNYDWTPTLINTSNVITPLIGQTNYLVEVTDSNGCISSDDADLVINQSTPINLSVNGGNSTTICVGEEIDLFATPGFDLYTWSVPGLSSNQESYVPSDLSDNQFSVIGTNQFGCNSSASLNITINSIPTPSLISVLSDSIQTSPQSINLCEGISNVKFSSIISSDSNPVEWLFVSGNGAVIESGQNTSEIEVSFPDVEDYILEFREYGSVNCYTPQQIEVKVNPNPVLDVSYVEDCYKDSVFFTNNSNVDTTIQSVSWLVEGLSFDSYNLTYPLDNNSKIFELTIVDVLNCSSSLSTSFVPSERPYVDFYHEPEKITILDPEVSFVNLSTYNDSVSWSFGDNQMSEEWEPIHTYDSLGWFEVILKVQNDEGCADSISKQLLIENNLIYYFPSSFTPDGDGLNDEFGISGFRKDKMQNYQFQITNRWGEIVFYSEDVNQKWNGKTSNGNDAIPGSYLWSVRIVDELGKVTRKFGDFTLMR